From a single Micromonospora carbonacea genomic region:
- a CDS encoding RHS repeat domain-containing protein yields MLDLTSMVMRSNPAARRQTRITQLRVLLCGVVASSLVSSAMVVGEPAQAKPTPHLAAQTSTTNSHGGHAKGKAWPHTIQRRDALPAPKWPAPATASAALPEPSARTAGPVRLGQLPVQVARSSEPTGEAVSSVTVQILDRATIPASLRDGLLMRVTGATEGEPGMAALSVDYAGFRNAYGGDWASRLRLWRVPACALTDGQKPGCGVTALRSSNDTTAGTVTAEVPVTAASSAAATDTLIALSAGSSGPSGDFGATPLQASSTWSAGGSAGSFSWSQPIRVPPAVGGLAPSINVSYSSASVDGRSSVTNNQPSWIGEGFDYWPGYIERRYVPCLEDMAGSANNTVKTGDLCWRSDNATLLLNGRGVELVYEDGRGWHPREEDGSLIKKETGASNGDNNGEYWKVTTSDGIQYYFGQHNLPGQSSATNSTWTVPVAGNHTGEPCRQSTFSSSFCDQAWRWNLDYVIDTRGNTLSYWYNKETNKYARNIDDDDDASYVRGGTLVRADYGTWDRGAADRSVTPTAQVLFTTADRCLTSCSVDANWLDTPKDQECDDTSCPGNYSPTFWSTKRLTKITTRVWDTTKTTPDWQNVDAWTFTQSFPPTGDGSDHDGLWLEKITQEGLVGATVTMPPVTFSPVSMPNRVLTSNNTSNNWQRIDYLVTETGAKIDIEYSLPECTASNLPSSPQSNDKRCYPVRVIDPDDPQGEDLEDEWWHKYVVKAISESDVQLSNGAAPPKFTYYEYVGAPAWHYSDDDGLTKPNRKTWNQFRGYATVKTRVGDEPGAQTLTETHYLRGMHGDRLTSTTTRTVTVPASLGTETVYDEDQFTGMVREQIVYNGTDTKPVSKTVNVPWRSPATASRTINGDTVTARFVRTQKTYNATALGVDGNRGWRTTSSQTWYSDTYGTIDKTQDNGLDTAGDEKCETRTYNRNIGANLITAVKRSTVTALPCATAPTSTAHIISDTRNYYDAATSPDTAPTTGAITKVEQLKDWTAGSGTTWQTTTQNTFDAFGRLTSSTDIKGNVVNTSYTPASGGPVTGTTTTRPAPYNWTSTTVLNPYWGSTTKITDFNGLVTDVAYDGLGRVWRVWTSGWDKTGHENNPSVEYTYHFAPNRDAYPYTTSTVLNAAGGHRTTYQLFDGFLRPRQTQTAGALPNATLVDDTIYDKLGRADTRYNTHVEAGAPSGTLWWKPEWAVPSLVRTIYDNANRATAEIFLHGDGVTNLVEKWRTNTTYEGDLTTVTPPAGGTPTTTIVDAQGRTVELREHTTNQGVSGPYQSTWYTYNGKDQLTTIVDHAGNTWTYTFDVKGRQTSAKDPDKGTSTSQYNDYNELEKTTDARGEVLWYVYDALGRKTELRDDSATGALRAKWKYDQLYTGSTAKAKNQLTESYRYDPPGSTNIYKWQIGAFNPRGQPSTTNYVIPAVEGTGLAGTWAYGHGYSPYDGTPTYTGYPNKPNGSTINTGLPNEQVETVYNATTGLPTSLTSTSAGTYVTLQTYTEFGEPNITTRQTSGGLYVEDATYYDDVTRRANRITIQPQTAAGTVSDRRYTPDDAGNITTITDTPAIGSSETQCFRYDTLRRLTSAWTPTGSTPCSTNPTTANLGGPAPYWLDWTFDAVGNRTQEVSHGIIGNTERIYTHPTGGPNVARPHAVTQVTNTVGTNPAVVTNYGYDNAGNTTCRPVGVAANACPPDAQSQNLAWDAEGRLAAISGNAPTAGSNIYDADGNRLLRRDATGTTLYLPGQEIRRENTTTVNGTRYYTFSGQLIASRNPTGLTWTYTDHQGTQTTAINATTHAVTTRRQDPFGQPRGGTPSWPNAKGFVGGDQDPTGLAHLGAREYDPSLGRFISVDPLMDLTDPQQWHSYAYSSNSPVTFSDPTGLIDEDCARPNIDCSDYDPGNEGANRDAKEKNSCWPARCAGVSAPKPPLRCVNCNTGAGTPGSVWIVQAPAFLWGPPPAPGQCLGPTVALSCGDGGYRNGCGQLVRDFSSVDQPCQAPPPATPAEDDDDEPFGTVNVCAGAGFVVAGGFSLEGCLEFDDKGFGLGGGFKVGAGPSVGVDATIGINYSNQQIKDKGGCNPYAQVSGGEALVGVAGGESDFEGNYQFGIAGGVGAAFTPFPPFAYTVTAGVSCADAFYLVEY; encoded by the coding sequence ATGCTCGATCTGACGTCAATGGTGATGCGCTCGAACCCAGCCGCGCGTCGCCAGACCCGTATCACGCAGCTCCGCGTTCTGCTCTGCGGCGTGGTGGCCAGCTCACTGGTGAGCAGCGCCATGGTCGTCGGTGAGCCGGCCCAGGCCAAACCCACTCCACACCTCGCCGCCCAGACCTCCACCACCAACAGCCACGGCGGCCACGCCAAGGGCAAGGCATGGCCGCACACGATCCAGCGACGGGACGCGCTGCCCGCGCCGAAGTGGCCCGCCCCCGCCACCGCCAGCGCCGCCCTCCCGGAACCGAGCGCCCGCACCGCTGGACCGGTGCGCCTGGGGCAGCTGCCAGTACAGGTGGCACGCAGCTCAGAGCCGACAGGCGAAGCGGTCTCGTCGGTGACGGTCCAGATCCTCGACCGGGCCACCATCCCCGCGAGTCTGCGCGACGGCCTGCTGATGCGCGTCACCGGCGCGACCGAGGGTGAGCCCGGCATGGCGGCCCTGTCGGTCGACTACGCCGGCTTCCGCAACGCCTACGGGGGCGACTGGGCGTCCCGCCTCAGACTGTGGCGGGTTCCCGCCTGCGCGCTGACCGATGGGCAGAAGCCCGGATGCGGCGTCACCGCCCTGCGGTCGTCGAACGACACCACAGCCGGCACCGTAACGGCGGAAGTGCCCGTCACCGCCGCCAGTTCGGCCGCCGCCACGGACACCCTGATCGCCCTGTCCGCCGGGTCCTCGGGCCCCTCCGGTGACTTTGGGGCCACGCCGCTGCAGGCGTCGTCGACGTGGTCGGCGGGCGGCTCGGCCGGCAGCTTCTCCTGGTCCCAGCCCATCCGGGTGCCCCCGGCCGTTGGTGGTCTCGCGCCGTCGATCAACGTTTCCTACTCGTCGGCGAGCGTGGACGGGCGGTCGTCGGTGACCAACAACCAGCCCTCCTGGATCGGGGAGGGCTTCGATTACTGGCCCGGCTACATCGAGCGCCGCTACGTGCCCTGCCTTGAGGACATGGCCGGCAGTGCCAACAACACCGTCAAGACCGGTGACCTGTGCTGGCGCTCCGACAACGCTACGCTGCTTCTCAACGGGCGTGGCGTCGAACTCGTCTACGAAGACGGCCGGGGATGGCACCCCCGTGAGGAGGACGGCTCCCTCATCAAGAAGGAGACGGGAGCCAGCAACGGCGACAACAACGGCGAGTACTGGAAGGTCACCACCTCCGACGGCATCCAGTACTACTTCGGCCAGCACAACCTGCCTGGCCAGAGTTCCGCCACCAACTCCACCTGGACCGTTCCCGTGGCCGGCAACCACACCGGCGAGCCGTGCCGACAGAGCACGTTCAGCTCGTCGTTCTGCGACCAGGCGTGGCGGTGGAACCTCGACTACGTCATCGACACCCGCGGCAACACCCTGTCGTACTGGTACAACAAGGAAACCAACAAGTACGCCCGCAACATTGACGACGACGACGATGCCTCCTACGTCCGCGGCGGAACTCTCGTCCGCGCCGACTATGGAACGTGGGACCGCGGGGCAGCCGACCGGTCCGTCACCCCTACCGCCCAGGTCCTCTTCACCACCGCCGACCGCTGCCTCACCTCCTGCTCCGTCGACGCCAACTGGCTCGACACCCCCAAGGACCAGGAGTGCGACGACACCTCCTGCCCCGGCAATTACTCCCCGACCTTCTGGTCCACGAAACGCCTGACCAAGATCACCACGCGGGTCTGGGACACCACGAAGACCACCCCGGACTGGCAGAACGTCGACGCCTGGACCTTCACCCAGTCGTTCCCGCCGACCGGTGACGGCAGCGACCACGACGGCCTGTGGCTTGAGAAAATCACTCAGGAAGGGCTCGTCGGCGCTACCGTGACGATGCCACCGGTCACGTTCAGCCCCGTCTCGATGCCCAACCGGGTCTTGACCAGCAACAACACCAGCAACAACTGGCAGCGCATCGACTACCTCGTCACCGAGACCGGCGCGAAGATCGACATCGAGTACTCGCTGCCCGAGTGCACCGCCTCCAACCTGCCCTCGTCGCCACAGAGCAACGACAAGCGCTGCTACCCAGTCCGGGTCATCGACCCTGACGACCCACAGGGCGAGGATCTGGAAGACGAGTGGTGGCACAAGTACGTCGTCAAGGCCATCTCCGAGTCCGACGTCCAACTGTCCAACGGCGCAGCCCCACCGAAGTTCACCTACTACGAATACGTCGGCGCGCCCGCCTGGCACTACTCCGACGACGACGGCCTCACCAAACCGAACCGTAAGACCTGGAACCAGTTCCGCGGCTACGCCACCGTCAAGACCCGCGTCGGTGACGAGCCCGGCGCGCAGACCCTCACCGAGACGCACTACCTGCGCGGCATGCACGGAGACCGGCTGACCTCCACCACCACCCGTACCGTCACCGTCCCTGCCTCACTGGGCACCGAGACGGTGTACGACGAGGACCAGTTCACCGGCATGGTCCGCGAACAGATCGTCTACAACGGCACCGACACCAAGCCCGTGTCGAAAACGGTCAACGTGCCCTGGCGGTCCCCGGCGACCGCCTCCCGGACCATCAACGGTGACACCGTCACCGCCCGCTTCGTCCGTACCCAGAAGACCTACAACGCCACCGCCCTCGGCGTCGACGGCAACCGAGGCTGGCGCACCACCAGCAGCCAGACCTGGTACTCCGACACCTACGGCACCATCGACAAGACCCAGGACAACGGCCTCGACACCGCCGGCGATGAGAAGTGCGAAACCCGCACCTACAACCGCAACATCGGCGCGAACCTCATCACCGCCGTGAAGCGGTCCACCGTCACCGCACTACCCTGCGCGACCGCCCCCACCAGCACCGCCCACATCATCTCCGACACTCGCAACTACTACGACGCCGCCACCAGCCCCGACACCGCGCCGACCACAGGAGCGATCACCAAGGTCGAACAGCTCAAGGACTGGACCGCCGGCAGTGGCACGACCTGGCAGACCACAACCCAGAACACCTTCGACGCCTTCGGCCGGCTGACCTCCAGCACCGACATCAAGGGCAACGTCGTCAACACCTCCTACACCCCGGCCAGCGGCGGCCCCGTCACCGGCACCACCACCACCCGGCCGGCACCCTACAACTGGACCAGCACCACCGTCCTCAACCCGTACTGGGGCTCCACCACCAAGATCACCGACTTCAACGGCCTCGTCACCGACGTCGCCTACGACGGCCTCGGCCGAGTCTGGCGGGTCTGGACCAGCGGCTGGGACAAGACCGGCCACGAGAACAACCCATCGGTCGAGTACACCTACCACTTCGCACCCAACCGCGACGCCTACCCCTACACCACGTCGACAGTGCTCAACGCCGCCGGCGGGCACCGCACCACCTACCAACTCTTCGACGGCTTCCTGCGGCCCCGCCAGACCCAGACCGCCGGCGCCCTGCCCAACGCGACCCTCGTAGACGACACCATCTACGACAAGCTCGGCCGCGCCGACACTCGCTACAACACACACGTTGAGGCGGGCGCCCCCTCCGGCACCCTGTGGTGGAAACCCGAGTGGGCAGTGCCCTCACTCGTACGCACCATCTACGACAACGCCAACCGGGCCACGGCGGAGATCTTCCTGCACGGCGACGGCGTCACGAATCTTGTCGAGAAGTGGCGTACCAACACCACCTACGAGGGTGACTTGACTACCGTCACTCCACCGGCCGGCGGCACGCCCACCACCACGATCGTTGACGCTCAGGGCCGCACGGTGGAGCTGCGCGAGCACACCACTAACCAAGGCGTCAGCGGCCCCTACCAGTCGACCTGGTACACCTACAACGGCAAGGACCAGCTCACCACGATCGTCGACCATGCCGGCAACACGTGGACCTACACCTTCGACGTCAAGGGCCGCCAAACCTCTGCGAAGGACCCGGACAAGGGAACCAGCACCAGCCAGTACAACGACTACAACGAACTGGAAAAGACGACCGACGCCCGAGGCGAGGTCCTCTGGTACGTCTACGACGCCCTCGGCCGCAAGACCGAACTCCGCGACGACTCCGCCACCGGAGCGCTGCGCGCCAAGTGGAAGTACGACCAGCTCTACACCGGCTCTACCGCCAAAGCGAAGAACCAACTGACCGAGTCCTACCGGTACGACCCACCAGGCTCGACGAACATCTACAAGTGGCAGATCGGCGCCTTCAACCCCCGCGGCCAACCCAGCACCACCAACTACGTCATCCCCGCCGTCGAAGGAACTGGTCTCGCCGGCACCTGGGCCTACGGTCACGGCTACTCACCGTACGACGGCACACCCACCTACACCGGATACCCGAACAAGCCCAACGGCAGCACCATCAACACCGGCCTGCCCAACGAACAGGTCGAGACCGTCTACAACGCCACCACCGGCCTGCCCACCTCGCTGACGTCGACCAGCGCGGGCACCTACGTCACCCTGCAGACCTACACCGAGTTCGGCGAACCCAACATCACCACCCGCCAAACCTCCGGCGGCCTCTACGTAGAAGACGCCACCTACTACGACGACGTGACCCGCCGCGCCAACCGCATCACCATCCAGCCGCAGACCGCCGCCGGCACGGTCTCCGACCGCCGCTACACCCCCGACGACGCCGGCAACATCACCACCATCACCGACACCCCGGCCATCGGCAGCAGCGAAACCCAGTGCTTCCGGTACGACACCCTGCGCCGCCTCACCTCCGCCTGGACCCCCACCGGCAGCACCCCCTGCAGCACCAACCCCACCACCGCCAACCTCGGCGGCCCCGCACCCTACTGGCTCGACTGGACCTTCGACGCGGTCGGCAACCGCACCCAAGAGGTTTCCCACGGCATCATCGGCAACACCGAACGTATCTATACCCACCCCACCGGTGGCCCGAATGTGGCACGCCCGCACGCCGTCACGCAGGTCACCAACACAGTCGGCACCAACCCCGCCGTCGTCACCAACTACGGCTACGACAACGCCGGCAACACCACCTGCCGGCCCGTCGGTGTCGCGGCCAACGCCTGCCCACCCGACGCGCAGTCACAGAATCTCGCCTGGGACGCCGAAGGCCGCTTGGCCGCCATCTCCGGCAATGCCCCCACGGCCGGCAGCAACATCTACGACGCCGACGGCAACCGCCTCCTACGTCGTGATGCCACCGGCACCACCCTCTACCTCCCCGGCCAGGAGATCCGCCGCGAGAACACCACCACCGTCAACGGCACCCGCTACTACACCTTCAGTGGCCAACTCATCGCCAGCCGCAACCCAACTGGACTCACCTGGACCTACACCGACCACCAAGGCACCCAAACCACCGCTATCAACGCCACCACCCACGCCGTCACCACCAGACGACAAGATCCCTTCGGCCAACCCCGCGGCGGCACGCCTAGCTGGCCCAACGCCAAGGGCTTTGTTGGCGGCGACCAGGACCCCACCGGACTCGCCCACCTCGGAGCTCGCGAATACGACCCCAGCCTCGGCCGCTTCATTAGCGTCGACCCCCTCATGGATCTCACAGATCCCCAGCAATGGCACAGCTACGCCTATTCAAGCAACTCTCCAGTTACATTCAGTGATCCCACTGGCCTCATCGACGAAGACTGCGCTCGGCCCAACATCGACTGTTCTGACTATGATCCGGGCAACGAAGGTGCCAATCGGGATGCGAAGGAGAAGAATTCGTGCTGGCCGGCACGGTGTGCGGGAGTAAGCGCTCCGAAGCCGCCGCTGAGGTGTGTGAACTGTAATACGGGGGCCGGAACACCGGGAAGTGTCTGGATTGTCCAGGCTCCAGCATTCCTGTGGGGCCCGCCCCCCGCCCCTGGGCAGTGTCTCGGTCCGACGGTTGCCCTCTCTTGTGGCGACGGTGGGTACCGGAACGGCTGCGGCCAGTTGGTGCGTGACTTTTCCTCTGTTGATCAGCCTTGTCAGGCGCCGCCACCTGCTACCCCCGCTGAGGATGACGACGATGAACCTTTCGGTACGGTGAACGTGTGTGCCGGCGCAGGGTTCGTGGTCGCCGGAGGGTTCTCACTGGAAGGCTGCTTGGAGTTTGACGACAAAGGTTTCGGGCTGGGGGGTGGATTCAAGGTCGGCGCAGGCCCGAGTGTAGGCGTTGACGCCACTATTGGAATCAATTACTCCAATCAGCAGATTAAGGATAAAGGTGGCTGCAACCCCTACGCCCAAGTGTCGGGCGGTGAGGCTCTGGTGGGGGTGGCAGGCGGCGAGTCCGACTTTGAAGGCAATTATCAATTCGGGATCGCGGGGGGTGTCGGAGCAGCCTTTACTCCCTTCCCGCCGTTTGCCTACACGGTCACAGCTGGAGTGTCATGTGCGGACGCGTTCTACCTAGTCGAATACTAA